One genomic region from Cellulomonas fengjieae encodes:
- a CDS encoding sensor histidine kinase — MTAAPDDRTDERPDDRLDRPAADRAEDAPGATADPDGGRSFVRVRDWWDGTTLASRLVAIVTVLLAVGLILAGATAATLLEGTLVRQVDTKLRTEGTQVAQQRLSQLDLSGSPFYTPSDYYLRYSVGDEELPILSETTREQYGTPRVPTISVAEATARRGDPFTVASTQPGSHWRAVAYSFTMNDGARGTAVVALPLGDIARTVRHMAVVLLLSGLGIVLLGAAAGTWAVRRSLRPLREIETTAASIAAGDLTQRVPAASERTEVGRLGAALNGMLAQIEQAFGARTASEARMRRFVADASHELRTPLATIRGYGELYRMGALTTTDQVDDTMRRIEESATRMGTLVEDLLALARLDEGRPLHTGPVDLTVLAADAVSDLHALDPTRTSRLLPLVDGADVSPCVVVGEEARLRQVLANLVGNAAQHTPPGTPVEIAVGVLPTGEGAFEVRDHGPGIDPEHAARVFERFYRVDASRGRDSGGAGLGMAIVAAIVDAHHGSVRLSETPGGGTTVRVTLPGPAADARSEGYHGGFLPSE; from the coding sequence GTGACTGCCGCGCCCGACGACCGGACCGACGAGCGCCCCGACGACCGGCTCGACCGCCCGGCCGCCGACCGCGCCGAGGACGCCCCTGGCGCGACCGCGGACCCGGACGGCGGGCGCTCGTTCGTCCGCGTGCGCGACTGGTGGGACGGCACCACGCTCGCGTCGCGCCTCGTCGCCATCGTCACGGTGCTGCTCGCGGTCGGCCTCATCCTGGCGGGAGCGACCGCCGCGACCCTGCTCGAGGGCACGCTGGTGCGCCAGGTCGACACGAAGCTGCGGACGGAGGGCACGCAGGTCGCGCAGCAGCGGCTCAGCCAGCTCGACCTGTCCGGCAGCCCGTTCTACACGCCCAGCGACTACTACCTGCGCTACTCGGTCGGCGACGAGGAGCTGCCGATCCTGTCGGAGACGACGCGCGAGCAGTACGGCACACCCCGGGTGCCGACGATCAGCGTCGCCGAGGCCACCGCGCGGCGGGGGGACCCGTTCACGGTCGCCTCGACCCAGCCGGGCTCGCACTGGCGCGCCGTGGCGTACAGCTTCACCATGAACGACGGCGCCCGCGGGACCGCAGTCGTCGCGCTCCCGCTGGGGGACATCGCGCGGACCGTCCGGCACATGGCCGTGGTGCTGCTGCTCAGCGGGCTCGGCATCGTGCTGCTGGGGGCTGCGGCCGGCACGTGGGCGGTCCGCCGGTCGCTGCGGCCGCTGCGCGAGATCGAGACCACCGCCGCCTCGATCGCCGCAGGTGACCTGACCCAGCGCGTACCCGCGGCGTCCGAGCGCACCGAGGTCGGCCGCCTCGGCGCGGCCCTGAACGGGATGCTCGCCCAGATCGAGCAGGCGTTCGGCGCGCGCACCGCGTCCGAGGCACGGATGCGCAGGTTCGTCGCCGACGCCTCGCACGAGCTGCGCACCCCGCTGGCCACGATCCGGGGGTACGGCGAGCTGTACCGGATGGGCGCCCTGACCACCACGGACCAGGTCGACGACACCATGCGGCGCATCGAGGAGTCGGCAACCCGGATGGGCACGCTCGTCGAGGACCTGCTGGCGCTGGCCCGCCTCGACGAGGGCCGCCCCCTGCACACCGGTCCCGTCGACCTCACCGTGCTGGCCGCCGACGCCGTCAGCGACCTGCACGCCCTCGACCCCACCCGGACGAGCCGGCTGCTGCCCCTCGTGGACGGTGCGGACGTCAGCCCGTGCGTCGTCGTCGGGGAGGAGGCACGGCTCCGGCAGGTGCTGGCGAACCTCGTCGGCAATGCCGCCCAGCACACCCCGCCCGGGACGCCCGTGGAGATCGCCGTCGGTGTCCTGCCGACGGGCGAGGGCGCCTTCGAGGTCCGCGACCACGGCCCCGGCATCGATCCCGAGCACGCCGCGCGGGTGTTCGAGCGCTTCTACCGCGTGGATGCCAGCCGCGGACGCGACTCGGGCGGCGCAGGGCTGGGCATGGCGATCGTCGCCGCGATCGTCGACGCGCACCACGGTTCGGTGCGGCTGAGCGAGACCCCGGGAGGCGGGACGACGGTCCGAGTCACCCTCCCCGGACCGGCCGCCGACGCCCGTTCCGAGGGCTACCATGGCGGGTTCCTGCCGTCGGAGTAA
- a CDS encoding response regulator transcription factor, translating to MSTPLSPPSGTPEARLLVVDDEPNIRELLATSLRFAGFEVYAAADGGSALRLAREVEPDLVVLDVMLPDMDGFTVTRRLREKGQHVPVLFLTARDDTADKVQGLTVGGDDYVTKPFSLEEVVARIRAVLRRTRPDRDDDSNVLRYADLELDEDTHEVMRAGHPVDLSPTEFKLLRYLMLNAGRVLSKTQILDHVWQYDWGGDANIVESYISYLRRKIDHLDDADGRRLPPLIHTKRGVGYLLRSSS from the coding sequence ATGTCGACACCCCTCTCGCCGCCGTCGGGGACGCCCGAGGCGCGTCTGCTCGTCGTCGACGACGAGCCGAACATCCGCGAGCTGCTGGCGACCTCGCTGCGCTTCGCGGGGTTCGAGGTCTACGCGGCGGCCGACGGCGGCTCCGCGCTCCGCCTCGCCCGCGAGGTCGAGCCGGACCTCGTGGTGCTGGACGTCATGCTCCCCGACATGGACGGCTTCACCGTGACCCGGCGCCTGCGGGAGAAGGGCCAGCACGTCCCGGTCCTGTTCCTGACGGCGCGCGACGACACCGCCGACAAGGTCCAGGGCCTGACGGTCGGTGGCGACGACTACGTCACCAAGCCGTTCAGCCTCGAGGAGGTCGTCGCCCGCATCCGCGCGGTGCTGCGGCGGACGCGACCCGACCGCGACGACGACAGCAACGTCCTGCGCTACGCCGACCTCGAGCTCGACGAGGACACCCACGAGGTCATGCGTGCCGGCCACCCGGTCGACCTGTCCCCCACCGAGTTCAAGCTCCTGCGCTACCTTATGCTCAACGCCGGGCGGGTGCTGTCCAAGACGCAGATCCTCGACCACGTCTGGCAGTACGACTGGGGCGGCGACGCCAACATCGTCGAGTCCTACATCTCCTACCTGCGGCGCAAGATCGACCACCTCGACGACGCCGACGGCAGGCGGTTGCCGCCGCTCATCCACACCAAGCGCGGCGTGGGCTATCTGCTGCGCTCGTCGTCGTGA
- a CDS encoding type 1 glutamine amidotransferase, which produces MTSPQHGGPRPVVTVIQSSPDVPLDRFEPALGDVELRIVAAFAGGSVPTADEVGDGLIVLGGQMSAYDDATAGWLPELRALLAEASTRGVPTLGICLGAQLLAVARGGRVQVAAPPGREAGIVDVHWRPEAAGDPVVGGVAALADARSDTPLPSMHADAVVDLPRGAVWLASSPMYPYQAFRIGSAWGVQFHPEAGADTLGHWADGHDDVDTGAVRAAYDARGAGIAAAGRALAESFVAHVRATAETPEAVTV; this is translated from the coding sequence GTGACTTCCCCCCAGCACGGCGGCCCTCGCCCGGTCGTCACCGTCATCCAGAGCTCTCCCGACGTCCCCCTGGACCGCTTCGAACCCGCGCTCGGTGACGTCGAGCTGCGGATCGTCGCGGCCTTCGCAGGTGGGAGCGTGCCCACAGCCGACGAGGTCGGGGACGGCCTGATCGTCCTCGGTGGCCAGATGTCCGCCTACGACGACGCCACGGCCGGGTGGCTGCCCGAGCTGCGCGCGCTGCTCGCCGAGGCCAGCACCCGGGGCGTGCCCACGCTCGGCATCTGCCTCGGCGCCCAGCTCCTCGCCGTCGCGCGCGGCGGCCGGGTGCAGGTCGCGGCCCCTCCCGGTCGCGAGGCCGGGATCGTCGACGTGCACTGGCGGCCCGAGGCGGCCGGTGACCCGGTCGTCGGTGGCGTCGCGGCGCTCGCCGACGCCCGCAGCGACACCCCGCTGCCGAGCATGCACGCGGACGCGGTCGTCGACCTGCCGCGTGGCGCCGTGTGGCTCGCGTCGTCGCCCATGTACCCGTACCAGGCGTTCCGCATCGGGTCGGCGTGGGGCGTGCAGTTCCACCCGGAGGCGGGCGCGGACACCCTGGGCCACTGGGCCGACGGTCACGACGACGTCGACACCGGTGCGGTCCGGGCCGCTTACGACGCCCGCGGGGCCGGGATCGCGGCCGCCGGGCGCGCGCTCGCCGAGTCGTTCGTCGCGCACGTGCGGGCGACCGCCGAGACGCCCGAGGCAGTCACCGTCTGA